A segment of the Romboutsia sp. 13368 genome:
TTAGCTACAGATAGTAAGCTCTTTTGTATATCAACATCTATAGCAGTAAAACTTCCACCGAAAAATGCAATTTCTACACTAGCATCTTTATCTATAGTCGTTAAATATTCATCTACGATATTTCTTACATCTTCACTAGTTATATCTGTACTAACTCCTGTTATCTTCTTTTGGTTACAAAAAATACAATCATGTGGACAACCTCTATGTGGAACAAATATAGGTATTATTCTCTTTTTCATTTTCATCATCCTTTGCTATTAAATTTAGTCAAGTTTAATTTATCATACTATCTAAGGCTTTTCTTGCTGCAACTTGTTCTGCTTCTTTTTTACTCTTACCTTCTCCAAAGCCTAATATCTTATTATCTATTCCTACTTGCATAACAAATTTCTTATTGTGGTCTGGGCCTTTTTCATCTATTAGCTTATACCATATATTAACTTCGCCTTTACTTTGTAAAACCTCTTGAAGATGTGTTTTATAATCCCTAAATATTTTTCCTTTTCTTGAATTTATAATTATATCTTTCATATAAGTTAATATAAACTTAGCAGATTGTCTAAGACCGCCATCTAAATAAATTGCAGCTATTACTGCTTCAAATGCATCTGCAAGTATAGATATTCTTTCTCTTCCACCAGTAGCTTCTTCACCTTTTCCAAGTAACATAAATTGGCCTAATTTTATATTTTTAGCAACTTCACTTAGAGATTCCTCACATACTATATTCGCTCTTAATTTAGTAAGTTCTCCTTCTGGTAACTCCTTCTCTTTTTTATATAAATAATCACTTATAACTATACTAAGAACAGAGTCTCCTAAAAATTCTAATCTCTCATTAAAATTATAATTTTTATTTTCATTAGAATATGAACTATGAGTAAGTGCTTCTAGTATATATTCTTTATTATTAAATTTATATCCGATAATATCTTCAAATTGATCTATATTTTCTAATATGTTTTTATTTAATTGCATTATGATACCTCCGATTTAACTTTCCCTAGCTTATAGTGTACTATTTTTCTAAAACTATTGCAAAATAAAATTAGATTTAACATCTCTATTATAAAAWTTATATAAATAAAAAWATGAGAAGAGAAATAAAAAAAAAACATCCTAGAAAATAANNNNNNNNNNNNNNNNNNNNNNNNNNNNNNNNNNNNNNNNNNNNNNNNNNNNNNNNNNNNNNNNNNNNNNNNNNNNNNNNNNTAAAATTTATATAAATAAAAAAATATCTTATATAATAATTAAATTAAAATGCCTATGAGTAAAACCCATAGGCATTTTAATTTATATTTAATTATTCTCTACAGTCGCAGTCTATACAATCATAGTCACCATCATTATCAGAAGATAATATTATTGCTTTACAGTTTGGACAAACTACATCAACTTCATCATCATATAATAATTCTTCGTCTATTTCTACTAAGTCATTACAATTTGGGCATTCCATTTCTATAAAGCTAAGATCATCACAATCTTCATCTAAATCCTCATCTTCATATAAGTCATCTTCTACATCTGATAAATCTTCGTCTATAGACTCAATATACTCTGCTAATTCAACTTGTTCTTCATCTAGTTCTACTATAGAATCTGCAAAATTTTCTAATACATCTATTATCTTATGTATTATTTTACCTTCCTTAGTTTCTTTTGATATTTCTAACCCTTCTGCTAAACCTTTTAAATACGCTACTTCTTCATATAAATACTTCATATGTACCCCTCTCTTTCTTTTTTATATAAATTAAAAGCCCGTACATCTTTATTATTAAGATATACAAGCTTTTTATACATAAATTACTAAACTCTTGATAAATATTCTCCAGTTCTAGTGTCTATTTTTATTTTGTCTCCTTGGTTTATGAATAAAGGAACTTGAACAACTGCTCCAGTTTCTACTGTAGCTGCTTTAGTTACGTTACTTGCTGTATCTCCTTTTATTCCTGGCTCAGTTTCTACTACTTCTAATTCTGCAAAGTTTGGAGCTTCAACTTGGAAAGCTTGTCCTTGATAGAATCTTATAGTAGCTACTTCATTTTCTTTTAAGAATTTTATAGCATCTTCAACTTGCTCATAGTTTAATGGTATTTGATCATATGTTTCTTCATCCATGAAGTAGTATAATTCACCATCATTGTATAGATATTGCATTTGTCTTGTATCTATATGAGCTTTAGGGAATTTGTCACTTGGGTTGAAAGCTTCTTCTCTTATAGCTCCATTTCTTAAGTTTTTGTATTTAGTTCTAACGAAAGCTGCTCCTTTACCAGGCTTTACGTGTTGGAAATCAACTATTAAACATGGTTGACCATCTTTTTCGAATGTTACACCTTTTCTGAAATCACTTGCATTTACCATTTCGGTTTCCTCCATATATAAATAAATTTATTATTCGATACTTAGGATTTTATCAATTATATTATTAGTATAATCAAATATCTTTATTTAATTTTAGGTAAATATTTTTTAAAATTACTATTTTACCTATATGTATCCTCTTTTATTGTATCCTCTGTAAATTATATACTCTATTGTAATCTTGTCAAGTCAATTATAGTATTTATATACTATTAATAATTGCATTTATAGCTAAGATATACCCATAAAATCCAAATCCTGATATCTGTCCAATACATGCACCTGCTGTCACACTTTTCTTTCTAAATTCTTCTTGTCTTTGATGAATATTAGAAATATGTACTTCTACACAGTTAATATTTATAGATTTTATAGCATCATAGATAGCATAACTATAATGAGTAAATGCTCCTGGATTTATAACAACTCCATCAAATATATCATTTGATTCATGAAGTTTATCTATTATACATCCTTCATGATTACTTTGAAAAAATTCTATATCTATTTTATTTTCAAATGTATCTTTTATAAAACATTCTAAATCTTCTAGTGTTGCATTTCCATAAATATGCGGTTCTCTTTTTCCAAGCATATTTAAGTTAGGACCATTAATTACTAAGATTTTCACAATTACCTCCAACTACTTGATTACAATTTACTATAATTATAATATCATAAACTATCTAATATAAACAAGTATTTGACTAACTACTTCGTCTATATTTTTGCCATTTACATCTATTGTTATATCACATACTTCTTTATACTTTTCATATCTTGTTGACATTAAGTCATCTATTTTTTTATATAAATTTTTACTATCTTTTAATAATGGTCTTTTGCATACTTCTTTAGATAAGTGTTGTATTATAGTTTCTGTACTAGCATCTAAAAATATTACCTTTTCTTCCTTTTTTAATATTTCACAATTTTCTTTAGATACTATTATCCCTCCTCCTGTTGATATTATTTTATCGTTGCTTTGTACTAAGTTTTTTAAAACATTATTTTCTAATTTTCTAAAATGTTTCTCTCCATATTCTTCAAATATACTAGTTATAGTTTTGTTGGTAGTTTTTTCTATTTCACAATCTGTATCTATAAAATCTATATTTAAATTTTTTGCTAACTTTTTACCTACAGAAGTTTTTCCTACACCCATAAATCCTATTAATATTACTCTCATAAATTTTCTCCCTCAAAATTTAATATATCTACTGTAAACTTAGTTTTATAAACTTGTTTATTTTTAGATAATTCTAATATTATATCTATAATTTTATCATTATAATCATTTGATATGAGTATTTTATCTACATAATCTCCAATTTCATATCCACTATATGCTGTAACATCTTTTATAAATAGCTTGTTACTACTTGGAATAAACTTAATTTCTTTATCCTTTAATTTATTAGTGTCATTTTTATACTTACATTTAATCGATGTTACAGACAAAAATCCATCTACACCTTCTTTAGAAGTTATACCTATTATACCTTTAGAATTAGATATTAATTCATCTATATAATCCGTTATTTCCATAGCCTGTTGTTGAAGTTCTATCTTATCTTCTATATTTGTTTTTATATTTATAGTTAGATTAAATATAGAATAAATTATAGATGATAATATCATTATTACAGTTAATGTTATTACACTCTCTATAAGTATGTATCCTTTTTTATATTTCATATTTACCTTCTTTTATAAGTACTCTACCACTTATAGGTACTATTGTTATTTCTATTTCTTTATTTTTATGGATAATCTTTATAGTAGTTCCTGAAGGAAGAGGTGTGCCATCTGCTTTGAATTTTATTATTGGTCTTGTAAATTGAATTTTACAATCTTTAGGTAAATATACTTGTTTTATATCCTTTCTATTTTCATTTAATTTAAAACTACTACCATCATCACTTTTTTCTAAGTATACATATGCATTTGTATTTCCCATCATATTTATATTTCTCACATATCTTATATCAGAGCATAGCTGTTTTATAAACGAGTTAACCTGATATTTTTCTATATTATCTTTAGGAAAGCATAAAGTTGTTATTAATAATATTATACTTATGGTTATTACTAACTCTACTAAAGTCACATTCCTTCTTTTTTCATACTTTATATCTCCTTATAATCATAAACTACTACTAAATCACTTGGATTTATGAATATTTCATCTTTATTTTTTATTGATGTAGCTTTTTCATTAATTTCAACATTATTAAGTTCATAGCCATCTTTATCATTTATGTTTTCATAATTTTCATTTTNNNNNTTGATGTAGCTTTTTCATTAATTTCAACATTATTAAGTTCATAGCCATCTTTATCATTTATGTTTTCATAATTTTCATTTTCAATATTTATACTATTATCTGATATTACTGTGCCTTCAATTTCCTTATAATTACCTAAATTTGTATCTATTTTTACACTAGCACTGTATCTTTTTAAATAATTCTCTTTTTTAAATATACTTTCTATTTTAAATGTAATTAATCCATTGGAATCACAAATTATATTGGTTGGTATTTTTATAGTTACATTTTCTATTTTGCTACTTGATATGCTTTTTATATTATTTATGAATTCATTTCCCAGAAAATATTCTTTAAATTCATCTTCTGTATCACTATTTTCAATAGCTATAGATACTTCTTTCAGTATATTACTATGCACAATTTCAATTGAACTTAATAACGACTCTTCTATAACTAAATTTTGATAATTTAATATACTAATTTTGCTATTGCTATAATTTAATCCTATACACAT
Coding sequences within it:
- the aroQ gene encoding type II 3-dehydroquinate dehydratase, with protein sequence MKILVINGPNLNMLGKREPHIYGNATLEDLECFIKDTFENKIDIEFFQSNHEGCIIDKLHESNDIFDGVVINPGAFTHYSYAIYDAIKSININCVEVHISNIHQRQEEFRKKSVTAGACIGQISGFGFYGYILAINAIINSI
- the rnc gene encoding ribonuclease III, which encodes MQLNKNILENIDQFEDIIGYKFNNKEYILEALTHSSYSNENKNYNFNERLEFLGDSVLSIVISDYLYKKEKELPEGELTKLRANIVCEESLSEVAKNIKLGQFMLLGKGEEATGGRERISILADAFEAVIAAIYLDGGLRQSAKFILTYMKDIIINSRKGKIFRDYKTHLQEVLQSKGEVNIWYKLIDEKGPDHNKKFVMQVGIDNKILGFGEGKSKKEAEQVAARKALDSMIN
- a CDS encoding CD1247 N-terminal domain-containing protein, which encodes MKYLYEEVAYLKGLAEGLEISKETKEGKIIHKIIDVLENFADSIVELDEEQVELAEYIESIDEDLSDVEDDLYEDEDLDEDCDDLSFIEMECPNCNDLVEIDEELLYDDEVDVVCPNCKAIILSSDNDGDYDCIDCDCRE
- a CDS encoding shikimate kinase codes for the protein MRVILIGFMGVGKTSVGKKLAKNLNIDFIDTDCEIEKTTNKTITSIFEEYGEKHFRKLENNVLKNLVQSNDKIISTGGGIIVSKENCEILKKEEKVIFLDASTETIIQHLSKEVCKRPLLKDSKNLYKKIDDLMSTRYEKYKEVCDITIDVNGKNIDEVVSQILVYIR
- the efp gene encoding elongation factor P, producing MVNASDFRKGVTFEKDGQPCLIVDFQHVKPGKGAAFVRTKYKNLRNGAIREEAFNPSDKFPKAHIDTRQMQYLYNDGELYYFMDEETYDQIPLNYEQVEDAIKFLKENEVATIRFYQGQAFQVEAPNFAELEVVETEPGIKGDTASNVTKAATVETGAVVQVPLFINQGDKIKIDTRTGEYLSRV